The proteins below are encoded in one region of Paraburkholderia phenazinium:
- a CDS encoding cold-shock protein: protein METGTVKWFNDAKGFGFITPDGGGEDLFAHFSEIRTEGFKTLQENQKVTFEVKTGPKGKQAANIKPV, encoded by the coding sequence ATGGAAACCGGTACCGTCAAGTGGTTCAATGACGCAAAGGGCTTCGGCTTCATCACTCCCGACGGCGGCGGTGAAGATCTGTTCGCGCATTTCTCGGAAATCCGCACGGAAGGCTTCAAGACGCTGCAAGAAAACCAAAAGGTTACGTTTGAAGTGAAGACGGGCCCGAAGGGCAAGCAAGCAGCTAACATCAAGCCGGTGTAA
- a CDS encoding Hsp70 family protein: MTYCAIDFGTSNSAVAVPDGAALRLAPVEGAYTTLPTAVFFNTDENTRDFGRAALEAYIDGFDGRLMRSMKSILGSALAENSTDLGDGSAIKYTEVIAIFVDHLKRSAEASAGSSISRAVLGRPVFFVDDDPRADQLAQQQLEAAARSVGLREIHFQYEPIAAAFDYESHLAEEGLVLVADIGGGTSDFSLVRVGPDRMKRVERKDDVLAHHGVHVAGTDFDRRVELATILRELGYQTLDPEGREIPNRIYFDLATWHLINTVYGPKRVSELTLMRHLFTDVKHHDRLTRVVDRRLGHALAAHAEEAKIGVAAGGETMIDLELVEDDLRLAFDETQLIKAGHDETLRIVQAARDTVQAAGVAPRNVGAIYFTGGSTGLAFLSSALSAAFPDARPVFGDRLASVATGLGIHARRLFG; this comes from the coding sequence ATGACCTATTGCGCGATTGACTTTGGCACATCGAATTCGGCCGTCGCCGTGCCCGACGGCGCGGCGCTGAGGCTTGCGCCGGTCGAAGGTGCCTACACGACGCTGCCCACTGCAGTGTTCTTCAATACGGACGAAAACACGCGCGATTTCGGCCGCGCAGCGCTCGAAGCGTATATAGACGGCTTCGACGGCCGCCTGATGCGCTCGATGAAAAGCATTCTCGGCTCGGCGCTGGCGGAAAACTCGACCGACCTCGGCGACGGCTCGGCGATCAAATACACCGAGGTCATCGCGATCTTCGTCGATCACCTGAAGCGCTCCGCGGAAGCCAGCGCCGGTAGCTCAATCAGCCGCGCGGTGCTGGGCCGCCCGGTGTTCTTCGTCGACGATGATCCGCGCGCCGACCAGCTTGCGCAACAGCAACTGGAGGCGGCGGCGCGTTCGGTGGGCCTGCGGGAGATTCATTTCCAGTACGAGCCGATCGCCGCGGCGTTCGATTATGAGTCGCATCTGGCCGAAGAGGGGCTCGTGCTGGTCGCCGACATCGGCGGGGGCACGTCCGACTTCTCGCTGGTACGGGTCGGACCGGATCGCATGAAGCGGGTCGAACGCAAGGACGACGTGCTGGCGCATCACGGCGTGCACGTGGCGGGCACGGACTTCGACCGCCGTGTCGAACTTGCCACTATTCTGCGCGAACTGGGTTATCAGACGCTCGATCCGGAAGGACGCGAGATTCCGAACCGCATTTACTTCGACCTTGCCACGTGGCACCTGATCAACACCGTCTACGGGCCCAAGCGGGTCAGCGAACTGACGCTGATGCGGCACCTGTTCACCGACGTGAAGCACCATGACCGCCTCACGCGGGTCGTCGACCGGCGGCTGGGGCATGCCTTGGCGGCGCACGCGGAAGAGGCGAAGATCGGCGTCGCAGCCGGCGGCGAGACGATGATCGATCTGGAACTGGTGGAAGACGACCTGCGCCTCGCCTTCGACGAAACGCAGCTCATCAAGGCGGGGCACGACGAGACGCTGCGTATCGTGCAGGCCGCGCGCGATACCGTGCAGGCGGCCGGCGTGGCGCCGCGCAACGTCGGCGCGATTTATTTCACCGGCGGTTCAACGGGTTTGGCATTTCTGTCCAGCGCGCTGTCCGCGGCCTTTCCGGACGCCCGGCCGGTATTCGGCGATCGCCTCGCTAGCGTGGCGACGGGCCTTGGCATTCACGCGCGGCGGCTATTCGGATAA
- a CDS encoding MFS transporter has protein sequence MTEPVSAAVQEKPRNVIETDLPSRLDRLPWGQFHSLIVVALGITWLLDGLEVTLAGAVASALKTSPTLHFTNSDVGLAGSAYIAGAVLGALGFGWLTDRLGRRKLFFITLALYLTATAATALSWNLVSFLLFRFLTGAGIGGEYTAINSTIQEFTPARVRGWTDLGINGTFWVGAGIGAAGSLVLLDPHLLPADWGWRACFLIGAVLALAILPMRVWVPESPRWLLTHGEAPEATTIVENIEARFRRAGHPPMDEPLTRLRLRTRDHTPLGEVFHALFTVHRRRALVGLSLMTAQAFFYNAIFFTYALVLTDFYHVPGDHIGWYLLPFALGNFLGPLLLGRLFDVIGRRKMIFTTYALSGILLTLSGYLFEHNLLTVTTQTIAWMVIFFFASAAASSAYLTVSESFPLEIRALAIAVFYAFGTALGGVAGPAFFGRLIDTHQRSAVFTGYLVGSALMIGAAVVAAIWGVDAERKSLENVATPLSAVTDTE, from the coding sequence ATGACCGAGCCTGTCAGCGCCGCAGTGCAGGAAAAACCGCGCAACGTGATCGAAACCGATCTGCCGTCCCGCCTCGATCGTCTGCCTTGGGGTCAGTTTCATTCCCTGATCGTGGTCGCGTTGGGCATCACCTGGCTGCTCGACGGGCTCGAAGTGACGCTGGCCGGCGCCGTCGCCAGCGCGCTGAAGACAAGTCCAACGCTGCACTTTACCAATAGCGACGTGGGCCTGGCCGGAAGTGCCTATATCGCGGGCGCCGTGCTCGGTGCGCTCGGCTTCGGCTGGCTCACCGACCGGCTCGGCCGGCGCAAGCTGTTCTTCATCACGCTCGCGCTGTATCTGACAGCTACCGCGGCCACTGCGCTGTCGTGGAATCTGGTGAGCTTCCTGTTGTTTCGCTTTCTGACTGGTGCGGGAATCGGCGGCGAATACACGGCGATCAATTCGACGATCCAGGAATTCACGCCGGCGCGTGTACGCGGCTGGACTGACCTCGGCATCAACGGGACATTCTGGGTGGGCGCGGGAATCGGCGCGGCCGGCTCGCTCGTGTTGCTCGATCCGCATCTGCTACCCGCCGACTGGGGCTGGCGCGCGTGCTTTTTAATCGGCGCGGTGCTCGCGCTCGCGATTCTGCCGATGCGCGTCTGGGTGCCGGAAAGCCCGCGCTGGCTGCTCACACACGGTGAAGCGCCGGAAGCCACTACGATCGTCGAGAACATCGAAGCGCGCTTCCGCCGCGCCGGACATCCGCCGATGGACGAGCCGCTCACCCGCTTGCGTCTGCGCACGCGTGACCACACGCCGCTCGGCGAAGTCTTCCACGCGCTCTTTACGGTGCATCGGCGCCGCGCGCTGGTGGGCCTTTCGTTGATGACCGCGCAGGCGTTTTTCTACAACGCGATCTTCTTCACCTATGCGCTCGTGCTCACGGATTTCTATCACGTACCGGGCGATCATATCGGCTGGTATCTGCTGCCGTTTGCGCTCGGAAATTTTCTCGGACCGCTGCTGCTGGGGCGCCTGTTCGATGTGATCGGCCGCCGCAAGATGATTTTCACGACGTATGCGCTCTCGGGCATTTTGCTGACGCTCAGCGGCTATCTGTTCGAACACAACCTTCTCACTGTCACCACGCAGACGATTGCGTGGATGGTGATTTTCTTCTTCGCTTCCGCGGCAGCGAGCTCGGCTTATCTGACGGTGAGCGAATCGTTTCCGCTGGAAATTCGCGCATTGGCCATTGCCGTGTTCTACGCATTCGGCACGGCGCTAGGCGGCGTTGCCGGGCCGGCATTCTTCGGACGACTGATCGATACGCATCAGCGCAGCGCGGTGTTTACCGGCTATCTGGTCGGCTCGGCACTGATGATCGGCGCAGCGGTGGTGGCCGCGATCTGGGGCGTCGATGCGGAGCGCAAGTCGCTCGAAAACGTGGCCACTCCGTTGTCGGCGGTGACAGACACCGAGTGA
- a CDS encoding H-NS histone family protein, which yields MVSYQELLRQRLQLEADIAAARAAERRAVIAQIRRLMCEYRLTTRDVLPARASRRARPQQGPELYQDPVSGALWSGRGRPPRWLQGKERDLYRVSGGSGETVSE from the coding sequence ATGGTGTCTTACCAGGAGCTGCTCAGGCAGCGCCTCCAGCTCGAAGCCGATATTGCCGCTGCGCGTGCAGCGGAGCGGCGAGCCGTCATCGCACAAATTCGCCGGTTGATGTGCGAGTACCGGCTCACCACGCGCGATGTATTGCCTGCGCGCGCAAGCCGGCGCGCGCGCCCGCAGCAAGGCCCAGAGCTCTATCAGGACCCGGTAAGCGGCGCACTCTGGTCGGGACGCGGCCGGCCGCCGCGTTGGCTGCAAGGCAAGGAGCGCGATCTATACCGCGTGAGCGGCGGGTCGGGCGAAACTGTGTCCGAATGA